The genomic region CATAAAGATTAAGAGTCACTAGTATCACTGTACTCCTCTTAGTTATAGTTAGAAGATTAAATATCttgattttgtcattttgtttgagAATGTTTCTTCCTGTAAAGTGTATTTTGAGAATGATCTCTTAATGATAGCATGATCTATAATTTTGTAAAGGCATTAAGTTTCTCAAACTCCTTCCACAGAGCTATCTTATTTTTCccaacttattattttttttagctcaACCAACCTTGACATGGAGGGTTGTGCAGCTGGCGTCACTTCTAGAATGATGCATTGGTGCAATTAAAGTCCACTGGTTGGTACTGGGCTCATATCGCTCTGCAGTGTCCAAACGGTGATGACCATCATAACCTCCTAATGCGTATATCTGCCCGTCAAGCACTGTCACGCTCACATAGCAGCGTTTTGAATGCATTGGTGCGACTTCCTGCCAGTTGTGTGTGGTCAGGTCAAACTTCTTCATTGTGCTAAACTGCACTACTCCATTAAAGCCACCAACACAGTAAAGTGATCCATTGAGGAAAGCAGTACCATGGTAGGCCCTGGGTTCAGCCTCATCGTCAGTGATACTGACCCAGCATTCAGCACGGTTATCATATGATGCAAAACTACTGGTGGGAGCTCCACCACTCCAGCCTCCAAAAGCCAACAGGAAGGCAGACGGCAGTCTTGGCCGGGCCATAGGGTGAAGGGGAATTAAGTCAGGGAGCCCTCTAATCCGCAGGTCTATAATGGTATCCAGAGCTGTGAGGACAATTGCATGACACTCCTCACTTGCCACCACTAATTCGTTTTTTGCAACAGTCTCCAGGAGGTATTGTGGAATTATCAAAGCCAGCCTGACCTGTACAGAGACATGAGGACAAATATTGATACCAAAAAGTCCAAAGAGAACCTAACCATGCTCAGTATGAGTGATCAGGTCAGCCAATTTTAAAGGTAATCACAGAATTACTGCATGAAATGTCAGTCttaaaacaaattttaaaaagtaagaatagaaaaacaaacaaacagttcatTAATGCATAAACAGCCAGATATTGAAAATGGTCCAATAAATCAAACTGGTTTCAGCTCTAGAATAAACAGATTTATGAAATGAGGTTCATTGCTTTATGCTATTGTTTGTCTTGAGATGATGTAATTCAGGAAGTAAATCTAACACGTCTAACCCGTGTACACTCCATTTCATTGACAGTATTTGTCACCATAGATTTTTTCTTCTATAACTGGATTTTGGAccttaaagtaaataaagtaaattataTGGCAGATGAGAAATTGTCCACCCCTCACTTACACAGGACAAAAGCAGTGTGATGTATCCACTGCGTTCCTCAGGTGCATGGTTGATCCAGTGAATGATGGCCTCAAAcactttcttctccttcttcacaTTCAGATGATCATTCTCAAGAAGTTTAACAAGTTCTTGTGCAGGGAGCTGAAGGAACTCTGCGGAAGAGGAAGCAACCTCCTCAAAGTGACTCAGAAGAAAGGCATAAGCCTTGTGTTTCAGTTCGCGGGTGTAATAGACATCTGAAAACGACCAGATCCCGATGCAGTTTTGTGGGATGAGCTGATTCTCCAGATGTTCACTGCAGGCTTGTATGATCCCCTGTACATTAAACTGGTCTGCTGCTATAAAGAGCTCACGTATGTTCTCCTGAGCCACACTGACACAGCCAGTGTAGGCAAACTCAACGATGAACTTCATCATGTCCAATGAAACATTGGGAATGTAAAAGACCCGACAGTGTGGGGTTGACCAGTGAGTAAAAAGGGATCTGTGGGCCAGACAggaggtaaagagagagagatttattATATTGTTAGTCTTTATACATTCAAGGTTAGTTTATGCCTTCAAAACTGTCAAAAAGATCACAAAATGATttgaaatataacataaaataaagtcacataaatCATTGTCAGTCATAAGTATTTAGTTGTGTTACAGTTTAACCCGTGTTTGCTGATTTCTTCCTTAGTCAAAGACTGTGAATATGACAAcatccccattaacacccaaTAAAAACTCACCTGAAATAAGGGCTGCAGTTACACAGGATAATCTTGTGAACATGAATTTCAACACCGTCCACTCTGATCACTGCATCACAAAGCTCTTGCTCTAGACGGAGCTCGTTATAAACAGAGCTGCCgttcaaagtattttcactCATCTTTGCTCTTGAAGAGGATAAGTTTCTCTCTTTAAATTCAGTGTAGGTCTCTCTCCTGACTTACAAGATCTGTCTGGAGTTGGGTCCAGTCTCAAGTCTTGACCGGGTTCCAGAATGGATCATTATGACTTCATAATGTCTCGTCACAAACAGGAGCAACATTTCTAAGACACAttccaaaaacagaaacagtcacatgtttgtgtctcttcttTGTCCAGTAGTGAACAGGTGCATCTTAATAAATTAGAACATTGTGAAAAAGTTCACTATTTTCCTTCAGTTATTTAAGAAAGTTAAGATTTGATAAGTCTAGACTcatgacattttaataaaaatgtttcaaatgtttttctaTCTTCATTTTGATAATTATGGCCTATAgccataaaatgtaaaaatatatcttaacattttacaatatttcattttgagatTGAGTTCATTTCTATTCAAAATATGACTACTATGTagagtatctcacaaaagtgagtacacccctcgcatttctgcaaatatttaatgatatcttttcatgggacaacactgacgaaatgacactttgatacaatgtgaagtagtcagtgtacagcttatataacagtgtaaatttattgtcccctcaaaataacacaaaacacagccattaatgtctaaaccatcgacaacaaaagtgagtacacccctaagtgaaaatgtccaaattgggcccaaagtgtcaatattttgtgtgtgtatatatatatatatacagtatataaacaaacatatgtgtgtaaatactttatatatatggatatgtatatacacacacgTCATTCAGTTTTTCATCAGAAATATGACATTTCAAAATTCAGCCTGAGATGCTGTTCATATgcaattatcctaaaaaacCTTGTATGTCCGGCAAATTTGGTCAAATATGAACTGATGTATAAAGTAACTGCTAATTACTATAtcttaactaatgatgtattaaacacattttcattacatgaagtcatagtgaCAGAATCATTAGTTCATGTTGAACAACAGGAATTAGTTATAAATTCATACAGAAAGtaatcatgagtcatgcattacttcaacatgaattaagcatTATATTACTAATaaaactgttccattattgtaacgtgttacccagtaatccatgtccttagtctgcttgtctttagcagaGTGTTTgcggactttcttgtgcatcatctttagaataAATGTGAgaggtgtactcacttttgtgaggtACTGTATCTCTGagtaaatgataaatgaactTGTATTTATATGGCACTTtcctagtctttctgaccactcaaagctcttttacattggtcgtcacattcacccattcacacaacattcactcacagaggctgctatataataagggaccatcagtattagctaatttCATCCTCACACAATAATACAGAGCCCCCACGCACAGACATCTTCAGGAAAGGGGCCAAAACTATTATATTTCTGATATCAGACAACTCTTGAACCAGAGAATACATCAGAAAAGTCATACCTGGGCTAAGGAGCAAAATAACTAAATGTTACTTTGTGGTCCAAACTCCTCTTTTCAGATTCAAGTAAATGTTGAATTATATTTGGAAATCAAGGTCCCAGTGTCTGGTGTGAAGTTTCCACAGTCTATGATGATTTAGGGAGCCATGTCATCTATGGTGTTAGTTTAATATGTTTTATCAAACCCAAGGCCAATGCAGCTATCTATCACGCAAGTTTAGAGCACCTCCAAGCTTCCATATGCTAACAAGCTTTATGAAGATGCCTTTttccttttccagcaggacttggcacctacccacagcgccaaaactccTAAAAAATGGTTTGCTGACTCAATTGGCCAGCCAACTCCCCTGACCTGACCTCCAAAGAGAATACATTACTGAATATTTATCAAGAGGAAAATGAGAAACATCTGaccaaaaatcaaaacaagctgaaatCTAGCTATCAAAGCAACCTTGGCCTCCATAACGCCTCAGCAGTGCCACAGGCTGATCCCCTCCATGTAGCATGCGGCATTGATGCAGCAAGTCATGAAAAACAAGCTCAGCCCTTAGTACTGAGTGTATAAATGAACATACTATTCAGACGTTTGACATAGCTGTGATTTTCATGAGCTACAAGCCAAAATCatcaaaattaaatcaaagttatgaataaaaaaattgttTCACAATATTCTAATTAATATAGATGCGCCTGCATATTAGTTTATAAAGATAACGTTTTGCCTAAATTCTGATTTATCTTATTCCTAACAAACCAAGCGAGGCGTATTTGTTTTGGATAGGTTGTACTAATAATACTTCATGCTGATCCTATACATGTTTAATGGCTGGAATTCATTTGGATGTGcgcatggatttttttttttccaccttttaCAGACACAAATTCAACCACTTATCATCAAAGCACTCTGTGAATGTAAATGAGTACAGCTGAGCAGACTGACCGATCATTCTTTTTAGTGAAATAATATAGAGGAAATTAATAGGTAAAGTATATAGGAGAAATCACATATTGTTGGTTGACCATTCATGTTGTCACCAGGACAAATCACTGAGACACTGCTGTATTCATGTAGTCCAGCAGTGCCAGTTCATGCAGGATCTAAACAAGGGATTTGGAatggcaaaaataaaaacagattcatCATATGGTGCATACTCACACCTGCAGTCAGTAATCTCCTGGATGATAGTGTCTGTTACCCTGACTGTAACAAAATGCCTATGTAAATGCTCATTGAACAGCGCCAGCCTGTGGTTCAATTTTGTAGGACAGTCAGAAACTGAAagcaacaggtgtgtgtgtctgggtttTGCACTGCATAAAGTAGGCTGATAAAATAATGTATCTTTAGTTATCACTGCATGTGATGCATGAAATAATAACTTAATCACTGGCCCATTTGagtcattaaaaatgaaaaattccTACTGAACCGTTTTTTATCATCCCTTTGATATTGCATAAAATACAGACTAAGGTTAATTTTGTCTTGAAATATCAAGTCTTAACTTGTCTCTTCCCTTAGTCTGAtacttttatgtgtttttcttattCTGGAAAAGTAAAAATAGTATTTTTTCCCTGTAACCAATagtaaggtcaaaggtcatagTGTTGTTTGCGGTCCCTGTACATCTTTGAAAGTACTAAAATAATACGAGTAGTTTAATGCTCAGTTATATTTATTTGCAGTTCAAAGTTAGATGAATCTTGTTCACTCCACTTCATCTGGCTCCTCATCCAAGAGTTGAAGGAAGTGACGAGGAGCAGCGTACTCAGCCATGTTGGGGAGTCCATACACCACACAGCAGCTCAGGGCACTGCAGGAGATCTCCAGGTCACTGACATCAGACCACTCACCAGTGTCAAAGTCATAGCACTCAACGTCAGCGGTGGTACTGAAGCCGTTGAAGCCCCCAGCCACAAAGATGTGGTCTTCAATAACTTCGATGCCAAAGTTACTGCGGGGGTTCAGCATGGAGGGCACATCGTGCCAGGTGTTAGTGAGGGGGTTATAGAATTCAGCAGTTTGCAGACGACTGATTCCATTAAATCCACCAACCTATAAGAGAAGAGGTGAAATGATGTCAGGACAGAGAGTTGTGTTTTTCAGCCCCCTTTTATACCCAGGACTCTTGAGCCCCAACCTCACTGTTGCCACAAACTAAAGCTCTGGAATATTTAACAGAAAAAGGAGGCAGCTGATACAAACATTATTTGGGTAAGACTGTGGAGTGTTATTATTTTCAAGCAATATTTTTTATCTGACAACTTTCCTGCCTGAAAATCATATGAATTATCTGTTTGGATAATGTTTTATCCAATGCATTGTGCAGTCTCTTTACACTTCTTATCTTCTAGCATAACTTTACTGTCAGCAATATCAAATATCAAATATcaattttgttctttctttcttgaaaaTTTCATGAAACTATGATTAGGTTATCAAAACTAAATCCATGTATTAGTCCCTTCAGTGGAGTTATGACTAACTGTTGACATCAGTTCCTTCAATCTACAAGTGCATTGCTGACTTAAGTAATGTCAGTCCAAGTCTTATTTGAAATCTCTGCTAACATTTAAGAGCCTCTGTACTGTGTTCTGTGATGTGTAAGTATCAAGAGTATTCAATGTCCTTACTGCAAAAACATGGTTTGCATATGCGATGACTC from Notolabrus celidotus isolate fNotCel1 chromosome 11, fNotCel1.pri, whole genome shotgun sequence harbors:
- the LOC117821231 gene encoding kelch-like protein 10 — translated: MSENTLNGSSVYNELRLEQELCDAVIRVDGVEIHVHKIILCNCSPYFRSLFTHWSTPHCRVFYIPNVSLDMMKFIVEFAYTGCVSVAQENIRELFIAADQFNVQGIIQACSEHLENQLIPQNCIGIWSFSDVYYTRELKHKAYAFLLSHFEEVASSSAEFLQLPAQELVKLLENDHLNVKKEKKVFEAIIHWINHAPEERSGYITLLLSCVRLALIIPQYLLETVAKNELVVASEECHAIVLTALDTIIDLRIRGLPDLIPLHPMARPRLPSAFLLAFGGWSGGAPTSSFASYDNRAECWVSITDDEAEPRAYHGTAFLNGSLYCVGGFNGVVQFSTMKKFDLTTHNWQEVAPMHSKRCYVSVTVLDGQIYALGGYDGHHRLDTAERYEPSTNQWTLIAPMHHSRSDASCTTLHVKVYICGGFNGTDCLSSAECYNPKTDQWTLIAPMGSSRSGVGVIAYANHVFVVGGFNGISRLQTAEFYNPLTNTWHDVPSMLNPRSNFGIEVIEDHIFVAGGFNGFSTTADVECYDFDTGEWSDVSDLEISCSALSCCVVYGLPNMAEYAAPRHFLQLLDEEPDEVE